The candidate division KSB1 bacterium genome includes a region encoding these proteins:
- a CDS encoding phosphodiester glycosidase family protein, whose translation MPRRVWRGAGVGVAIVLLLISRSLGAGPGGTRQVAPGLRYRWWVDPAGPWAIHVLEVDLRHEVSLVTAKALDLINGRETVRSIAERARRSGLRVLAAVNGDFFTESGEPVGIQICRGIPLRNPTHRSALVITEARKAFITPLAVRMVLVNRRGDSLQISRLNHRPLTDELSLFNRFAGGELIFHRPVAALRCILVDSLRVGTAARLVSVDLDSSAETVVFGGKQLLFAARGKAKRQLVSLFPPGDTFRAVIQLRPDLGSPVVEAIGGLPRLVRDGRVSIEVEREGGSGFRDIRHPRTAVGVSQDGYRVFLVVVDGRQEGYSVGMTLGELAELTIRLGCYDALNLDGGGSSTMLVDGKVVNRPSDPVGERPVANALLVVARP comes from the coding sequence CAGGTTGCCCCCGGGCTCCGATACCGCTGGTGGGTCGATCCGGCCGGCCCCTGGGCGATTCACGTGCTTGAGGTGGACTTGCGGCACGAGGTCTCCCTGGTCACCGCGAAGGCCCTGGATCTGATCAACGGTCGGGAGACCGTACGCTCGATTGCCGAGAGAGCGAGGCGCTCCGGACTGCGGGTTTTGGCTGCCGTGAACGGCGACTTTTTCACGGAAAGTGGGGAGCCGGTGGGGATCCAGATCTGCCGGGGGATTCCGCTGCGAAATCCAACGCATCGCAGCGCCCTCGTAATCACGGAGGCCCGGAAGGCTTTTATCACCCCACTTGCGGTGCGGATGGTTCTGGTGAACCGACGGGGGGACAGTCTCCAAATCTCTCGGCTGAACCACCGTCCCCTGACCGATGAGCTTTCCCTCTTCAACCGCTTCGCGGGAGGGGAGTTGATCTTTCACCGTCCGGTGGCGGCCTTGCGATGTATCCTTGTGGATTCATTGAGGGTGGGTACGGCAGCTCGGTTGGTGAGCGTCGACCTGGACTCCAGTGCCGAGACGGTAGTGTTCGGCGGAAAGCAGCTGCTTTTCGCGGCCCGGGGTAAGGCGAAAAGGCAGCTGGTTTCCCTGTTTCCTCCGGGCGACACCTTTCGTGCTGTGATCCAGCTACGCCCGGATCTGGGTTCGCCAGTAGTGGAAGCCATCGGCGGACTCCCGCGCCTGGTGCGAGACGGAAGGGTTTCCATCGAGGTGGAACGCGAAGGGGGTAGCGGGTTCCGAGACATACGGCATCCTCGTACAGCCGTTGGGGTCTCGCAAGATGGGTACAGGGTCTTCCTTGTGGTCGTCGACGGTCGGCAGGAAGGATACAGTGTCGGGATGACCCTTGGAGAACTTGCCGAGCTGACCATCCGGCTAGGCTGTTACGACGCGCTTAATCTCGATGGGGGTGGCTCTTCGACCATGCTAGTGGACGGGAAGGTGGTGAATCGGCCTTCGGATCCCGTGGGGGAGCGCCCGGTGGCGAACGCGCTCCTGGTGGTGGCCAGGCCGTAA
- the ispG gene encoding flavodoxin-dependent (E)-4-hydroxy-3-methylbut-2-enyl-diphosphate synthase: MREPHTRERTRRVWVGKVPVGGGAPVTVQSMTSTKTEDVDATVAQIRQLRAAGCDIVRVAVPNRKAVEALPQIREQTGMPVVADIHFDYRLALAAIDAGADKIRINPGNIGEKGRVRAVLERAAERQIPVRIGVNAGSLEKDLLAKYGSATAEAMVASALRHVELCEALGFRDLVLSLKASDVRTTVQAYRHIAREVNYPLHLGITEAGTLRSGAIRSAVGLGILLAEGIGDTIRVSLTADPTEEVRVGIEILRALGLRSVGVTVISCPTCGRAEVDLIPIAEEVERRLAGLTAPIHVAVMGCAVNGPGEARAADVGIACGRGAGLLFVRGEVIRKVPESEMVDALVDEVLRLASEFEKGREVSPEVAVEAPPEVSR, encoded by the coding sequence ATGAGGGAACCGCACACGCGAGAGAGAACCCGCAGGGTTTGGGTGGGCAAAGTCCCAGTGGGGGGCGGCGCGCCGGTCACCGTGCAATCGATGACCAGCACCAAGACCGAGGATGTGGATGCGACAGTAGCGCAGATTCGCCAGTTGCGCGCGGCGGGCTGCGACATTGTGCGCGTAGCGGTGCCCAACCGCAAGGCAGTGGAGGCGCTGCCGCAGATCCGAGAGCAGACCGGAATGCCGGTGGTCGCCGATATCCACTTCGACTATCGCCTGGCCTTGGCCGCCATCGACGCAGGGGCCGATAAGATCCGGATCAATCCAGGCAATATCGGCGAAAAGGGCAGAGTGCGGGCTGTTCTCGAACGCGCGGCCGAACGCCAGATCCCGGTCCGGATCGGGGTCAACGCAGGGTCCCTTGAAAAGGACCTGCTTGCCAAGTACGGTAGTGCCACAGCGGAGGCTATGGTGGCCAGCGCGCTTCGGCACGTGGAACTGTGCGAGGCGCTTGGCTTTCGCGACCTCGTCCTGTCCCTCAAGGCTTCGGACGTACGGACCACGGTCCAGGCGTACCGGCACATAGCCCGCGAAGTCAATTACCCGCTCCACCTCGGGATCACCGAGGCGGGCACCCTGCGCTCCGGCGCCATCCGATCCGCGGTGGGCCTGGGAATCCTCCTGGCAGAGGGGATTGGCGATACGATTCGCGTCTCGCTGACGGCGGACCCTACGGAGGAGGTGCGAGTCGGGATCGAAATTCTGCGCGCCTTAGGGCTTCGCTCCGTGGGGGTGACGGTGATCTCGTGCCCGACCTGTGGTCGAGCGGAGGTGGATTTGATCCCCATTGCGGAGGAGGTCGAGCGGAGGTTAGCGGGTCTGACCGCCCCAATCCATGTGGCCGTGATGGGGTGCGCGGTGAACGGGCCGGGCGAGGCCAGAGCTGCGGACGTAGGGATCGCCTGCGGACGCGGGGCGGGCCTCCTTTTCGTGCGCGGCGAGGTGATCCGCAAGGTGCCGGAGTCCGAAATGGTCGACGCGCTGGTAGATGAGGTTCTGCGTCTGGCCTCGGAGTTCGAAAAGGGTCGGGAGGTTTCTCCGGAGGTCGCCGTCGAGGCACCACCGGAGGTGAGCCGGTAG
- the ftcD gene encoding glutamate formimidoyltransferase, protein MRRLVECVPNFSEGRNQATIDAIARAIREVDGVMLLDIDPGRATNRTVYTFVGEPEAVLEAAFRAISTAAELIDMSKHRGEHPRIGATDVCPFVPVAGVTMEECVELAHRLGRRVGEELRIPVYLYEEAATRPDRKSLAEIRRGEYEGLREKLRDPQWRPDYGPAEFNPKTGATVIGAREFLIAYNVNLNTRDKRLAHEIALTLRETGRAKRDAEGNILRDQAGNPIREPGRLKAVRAVGWYIEEYGCAQVSMNLLNWKITPPHLAFEEVCREAERLGLRVTGSEIVGMIPLEPILEAGRYFLRKQGKSAGVPEAELIQVAVRSLGLNDVAPFEPQQKILEYRIQEPGSSFRTLPFQRLADLVSMDSPTPGGGSVAALAGALAAALGAMVANLTVGKKGYETHWSEMDSLAVEAQAIKDRFLQLADEDSRAFDRVMAAFSLPKGSDEERKARVEAIEEATRGAASVPLEVLKETRRLLHLLNPVARFGNANAVSDAGVAAAMALACAEGAYWNVLINLGNLQDQEWSGERRREAEALLEEIRAAYDEARSLISSRLLPE, encoded by the coding sequence ATGCGAAGGCTGGTCGAGTGTGTCCCGAACTTCAGTGAGGGCCGGAACCAGGCCACCATCGACGCCATTGCCCGGGCGATCCGCGAGGTGGATGGGGTCATGCTCCTGGACATCGATCCTGGCCGGGCCACGAACCGAACCGTTTACACCTTCGTCGGGGAGCCGGAAGCTGTTTTGGAGGCCGCGTTCCGCGCCATCTCTACGGCCGCCGAGCTTATTGACATGAGCAAACACAGGGGTGAACACCCCCGGATCGGGGCGACCGACGTGTGCCCTTTTGTGCCGGTCGCCGGCGTCACGATGGAGGAATGTGTGGAACTCGCCCACCGGCTGGGTCGCCGCGTGGGTGAGGAACTGCGCATCCCCGTCTACCTGTACGAGGAGGCGGCCACTCGGCCCGACCGCAAGAGCCTCGCCGAGATCCGGCGCGGAGAATACGAAGGCCTGCGGGAAAAGCTCCGGGACCCCCAGTGGAGACCCGATTACGGACCTGCCGAATTCAACCCCAAAACGGGAGCCACCGTAATCGGAGCGCGGGAGTTTTTGATCGCCTACAACGTGAACCTGAATACGCGCGACAAGCGTCTGGCCCACGAGATTGCCCTTACCTTGCGTGAGACCGGCCGTGCCAAGAGGGATGCGGAGGGAAACATTCTGCGCGACCAAGCCGGAAACCCCATTCGCGAGCCTGGGCGCTTGAAGGCTGTCCGCGCCGTCGGCTGGTACATTGAAGAGTACGGATGCGCACAGGTCTCGATGAACCTTCTGAACTGGAAAATCACGCCTCCGCATCTGGCTTTCGAGGAGGTCTGCCGCGAGGCGGAGAGGCTTGGGCTGCGGGTCACGGGGAGCGAGATCGTCGGGATGATCCCGCTGGAGCCCATTCTGGAGGCAGGGCGCTATTTCCTCCGCAAGCAGGGGAAGTCGGCCGGGGTTCCGGAGGCGGAATTGATTCAGGTGGCAGTGCGCAGCCTGGGGCTCAACGATGTGGCTCCTTTCGAGCCGCAGCAGAAGATTCTGGAATACCGAATCCAGGAACCGGGGAGCTCCTTCCGCACCCTGCCTTTTCAACGCCTTGCCGATCTTGTCTCGATGGACAGCCCGACGCCTGGCGGAGGCAGTGTCGCTGCGCTGGCGGGGGCTCTGGCCGCCGCGCTCGGAGCCATGGTCGCCAATCTGACCGTGGGAAAGAAGGGCTATGAGACGCACTGGTCGGAAATGGATTCCCTGGCGGTCGAGGCTCAGGCGATCAAGGATCGTTTCCTTCAGCTGGCCGACGAGGATTCCCGCGCCTTTGATCGGGTGATGGCGGCATTTTCCCTGCCGAAAGGGAGCGACGAGGAAAGGAAGGCCCGCGTAGAGGCCATCGAGGAGGCAACTCGCGGAGCCGCTTCGGTGCCGCTTGAGGTCCTGAAAGAGACAAGGCGCCTCCTCCACCTTCTCAATCCTGTGGCCAGGTTCGGCAACGCGAACGCCGTAAGCGATGCCGGGGTAGCGGCCGCCATGGCCTTGGCCTGTGCGGAGGGAGCTTATTGGAACGTACTGATTAACCTGGGCAATCTTCAGGATCAGGAGTGGTCGGGGGAACGGCGACGCGAAGCTGAGGCGCTGCTGGAGGAGATCCGAGCCGCCTACGACGAAGCCCGCTCCCTGATCTCTTCCCGCCTGCTCCCTGAGTAG